A single genomic interval of Streptomyces sp. 1222.5 harbors:
- a CDS encoding thioesterase family protein — protein MRHVYRCPLRWSDMDAYGHVNNAVFIRYLEEARINFLFRPDKEFKQGSVVARHEIDYKMQLVHRHEPVDIELWITEIRAASFTIAYEVKDDDQVYVRASTVVVPFDFETQRPRRITAEEREFLQEYTDGAGKPGEKAVAA, from the coding sequence TTGCGGCACGTCTATCGCTGTCCACTGCGCTGGTCCGACATGGACGCCTACGGCCATGTCAACAACGCGGTCTTCATCCGGTACCTGGAGGAGGCCCGCATCAACTTCCTGTTCCGCCCGGACAAGGAGTTCAAGCAGGGGTCCGTGGTGGCGCGCCATGAGATCGACTACAAGATGCAGCTCGTCCACCGGCACGAACCCGTGGACATCGAGCTGTGGATCACCGAGATCAGGGCCGCGTCCTTCACCATCGCCTACGAGGTGAAGGACGACGACCAGGTCTACGTGCGGGCCTCGACGGTCGTCGTACCGTTCGACTTCGAGACCCAGCGGCCGCGCCGGATCACCGCCGAGGAACGCGAGTTCCTCCAGGAGTACACGGACGGGGCCGGCAAGCCCGGAGAGAAGGCCGTCGCCGCATGA
- the ettA gene encoding energy-dependent translational throttle protein EttA, whose protein sequence is MAEYIYTMRKARKAHGDKVILDDVTLSFLPGAKIGVVGPNGAGKSTVLQIMAGLQQPSNGDAFLAPGYSVGILLQEPPLNDSKTVLENVQEGVAEVKGKLDRFNEIAELMATDYSDALLDEMGKLQEELDHANAWDLDAQLEQAMDALGCPPGDWPVTNLSGGEKRRVALCKLLLEAPDLLLLDEPTNHLDAESVNWLEQHLAKYAGTVVAITHDRYFLDNVAQWILELDRGRAYPYEGNYSTYLETKATRLKVEGQKDAKRQKRLKEELEWVRSNAKGRQAKSKARLARYEEMAAEADKMRKLDFEEIQIPPGPRLGSVVVEVDKLNKAFGEKILVDGLSFTLPRNGIVGVIGPNGAGKTTLFKMIQGLETPDSGDIKVGETVKISYVDQSRENLDPKKTLWEVVSDGLDYINVGQVEMPSRAYVSAFGFKGPDQQKPTGVLSGGERNRLNLALTLKQGGNLLLLDEPTNDLDVETLSSLENALLDFPGCAVVVSHDRWFLDRVATHILAYEGESRWFWFEGNFESYEKNKIERLGADAARPHRATYKKLTRG, encoded by the coding sequence TTGGCTGAGTACATCTACACCATGCGCAAGGCGCGCAAAGCGCACGGCGACAAGGTGATCCTCGACGACGTCACCCTGAGCTTCCTTCCGGGGGCAAAGATCGGCGTCGTCGGGCCGAACGGCGCGGGTAAGTCGACCGTCCTGCAGATCATGGCGGGACTGCAGCAGCCGTCCAACGGTGACGCCTTCCTGGCGCCGGGCTACAGCGTGGGCATCCTGCTGCAGGAGCCCCCGCTGAACGACTCGAAGACCGTCCTGGAGAACGTCCAGGAGGGTGTCGCCGAGGTCAAGGGCAAGCTCGACCGGTTCAACGAGATCGCCGAGCTGATGGCGACCGACTACTCCGACGCGCTGCTCGACGAGATGGGCAAGCTGCAGGAGGAGCTGGACCACGCCAACGCCTGGGACCTCGACGCCCAGCTGGAGCAGGCCATGGACGCCCTCGGCTGCCCGCCCGGCGACTGGCCCGTCACCAACCTCTCCGGTGGTGAGAAGCGCCGCGTCGCGCTGTGCAAGCTGCTGCTCGAGGCGCCCGACCTGCTGCTCCTCGACGAGCCCACCAACCACCTCGACGCCGAGTCGGTGAACTGGCTGGAGCAGCACCTGGCCAAGTACGCGGGCACCGTCGTGGCGATCACCCACGACCGGTACTTCCTGGACAACGTGGCCCAGTGGATCCTCGAGCTCGACCGCGGCCGCGCCTACCCGTACGAGGGCAACTACTCCACGTACCTGGAGACCAAGGCCACCCGTCTCAAGGTCGAGGGCCAGAAGGACGCCAAGCGGCAGAAGCGGCTCAAGGAAGAGCTGGAGTGGGTGCGGTCGAACGCCAAGGGGCGCCAGGCCAAGTCCAAGGCCCGTCTCGCCCGCTACGAGGAGATGGCGGCCGAGGCCGACAAGATGCGGAAGCTGGACTTCGAGGAGATCCAGATCCCGCCGGGCCCGCGTCTGGGCAGCGTGGTCGTCGAGGTCGACAAGCTGAACAAGGCCTTCGGTGAGAAGATCCTCGTCGACGGCCTCAGCTTCACGCTGCCGCGCAACGGCATCGTGGGCGTCATCGGCCCGAACGGCGCCGGCAAGACGACCCTGTTCAAGATGATCCAGGGTCTGGAGACGCCGGACTCCGGTGACATCAAGGTCGGCGAGACCGTCAAGATCTCCTACGTCGACCAGAGCCGCGAGAACCTCGACCCGAAGAAGACGCTGTGGGAGGTCGTGTCCGACGGGCTCGACTACATCAACGTCGGCCAGGTCGAGATGCCGAGCCGGGCGTACGTGTCCGCCTTCGGCTTCAAGGGCCCGGACCAGCAGAAGCCGACCGGCGTCCTGTCCGGTGGTGAGCGCAACCGCCTCAACCTGGCGCTGACCCTCAAGCAGGGCGGCAACCTGCTGCTCCTCGACGAGCCCACCAACGACCTCGACGTCGAGACGCTCTCCAGCCTGGAGAACGCCCTGCTGGACTTCCCCGGCTGCGCCGTCGTCGTCTCCCACGACCGGTGGTTCCTGGACCGGGTCGCCACCCACATCCTCGCCTACGAGGGTGAGTCGCGGTGGTTCTGGTTCGAGGGCAACTTCGAGTCGTACGAGAAGAACAAGATCGAGCGACTCGGTGCCGACGCCGCGCGTCCGCACCGCGCCACCTACAAGAAGCTGACCCGGGGCTGA
- a CDS encoding YfjP family GTPase: MKPGAGPQAPESPLAGEAPDSRSAEAAPKLRSGEEPPTSGSTDTDQGAKSRATGGTPKSGPADEKAELRSSDEAPDSPAAGEEASNSRIVGKDASKTPLTERAPKSRPVQDSPKPRRSEDAPNSRSADTSKPRSVEEAPRARPAAKEAAKKRSADDAPGDSAAIPTATTVDADADAESEEAWDDGLIARRVTEANAAALAAERAAALETPSRAPGSQAPTPLAYDGPLRSRLDALRELVGLSRTRLDSRTLAEAGRVLDEAAARRKLSGRHTVVAIAGATGSGKSQLFNALAGVAISETGVRRPTTAAPIACSWSDGAAALIDRLGIPGRLRRRPLQSPEAEAQLRGLVLVDLPDHDSAAVQHREQVDRILKLVDAVIWVVDPEKYADAVLHERYLRPMAGHAEVMFVVLNQVDRLPGEAADQVLDDLRRLLDEDGVALGEYGEPGATVLALSALTGDGVGDLREALGEFVAERGAAARRVAADVDLAAAELRPVYATGQRAGLSEEAREEFAARLADAVGATAAGEAAERAWLRNANRACGTPWLRLWRWYQGRGEPNTGRIQVRNQADEEATARQRVEQAVRTVSDRASAGLPVPWAQAVREAAVRGSQGLSEALDELAAKAALPGRPPRPGWWPVAVLVQASMTLLQIVGGLWLVGQIVGVMAPNLGVPVLLMVCGIVGGPLVEWACRMAARAPARRYGQDAERRLREASASCGRARVLDPVASELLRYREVREQYGRVVGAGTGAGAGAGVGVG; the protein is encoded by the coding sequence CTGAAGCCCGGCGCCGGCCCGCAGGCGCCGGAGTCCCCGCTCGCGGGGGAGGCGCCGGACTCCCGTTCCGCCGAGGCGGCGCCGAAGCTCCGGTCCGGAGAAGAGCCGCCGACGTCCGGCAGCACCGACACCGACCAGGGGGCGAAGTCCCGGGCCACCGGCGGAACGCCGAAGTCCGGGCCCGCCGACGAGAAGGCCGAGCTCCGGTCCTCCGACGAGGCGCCGGACTCCCCGGCCGCCGGCGAGGAGGCGTCGAACTCCCGGATCGTCGGCAAGGATGCGTCCAAGACCCCGCTCACCGAGCGGGCACCGAAATCCCGTCCCGTGCAGGACTCGCCGAAGCCGCGTCGCTCCGAGGACGCGCCGAACTCGCGGTCCGCGGACACGTCGAAGCCCCGGTCCGTCGAGGAAGCGCCCAGGGCCCGCCCCGCCGCCAAGGAGGCCGCGAAGAAGCGGTCGGCCGACGACGCCCCCGGTGACAGTGCCGCCATCCCCACCGCCACGACCGTCGATGCCGACGCGGATGCCGAGTCCGAGGAAGCCTGGGACGACGGGCTGATCGCCCGGCGGGTCACGGAGGCCAACGCCGCAGCGCTCGCCGCCGAACGCGCCGCCGCACTGGAGACCCCGAGCCGTGCCCCGGGCAGTCAGGCCCCCACGCCGCTGGCGTACGACGGCCCCCTCCGGTCCCGTCTGGACGCCCTGCGCGAACTCGTCGGCCTCTCCCGCACCCGCCTGGACAGCCGTACCCTCGCCGAGGCGGGCCGTGTCCTGGACGAGGCCGCCGCCCGCCGCAAGCTCTCCGGCAGGCACACCGTCGTAGCCATCGCGGGCGCGACCGGCAGCGGCAAGTCCCAGCTGTTCAACGCCCTGGCCGGAGTCGCCATCTCGGAGACCGGTGTACGGCGCCCGACCACGGCCGCACCCATCGCGTGCAGCTGGAGCGACGGCGCGGCGGCCCTCATCGACCGGCTGGGCATCCCGGGCCGGCTGCGCCGCCGTCCGTTGCAGAGCCCCGAGGCCGAGGCGCAGCTGCGCGGCCTCGTCCTGGTCGACCTGCCCGACCACGACTCCGCCGCCGTGCAGCACCGCGAACAGGTCGACCGGATCCTCAAGCTGGTCGACGCGGTGATCTGGGTGGTCGACCCCGAGAAGTACGCCGACGCGGTCCTGCACGAGCGCTACCTGCGGCCCATGGCCGGGCACGCGGAGGTCATGTTCGTCGTGCTCAACCAGGTCGACCGGCTGCCCGGGGAGGCCGCCGACCAGGTCCTGGACGACCTGCGGCGGCTGCTGGACGAGGACGGCGTCGCGCTCGGCGAGTACGGCGAACCGGGCGCCACCGTGCTCGCGCTGTCCGCCCTCACCGGCGACGGTGTCGGCGATCTGCGCGAGGCCCTCGGCGAGTTCGTGGCCGAACGCGGTGCGGCGGCCCGCCGGGTCGCGGCCGACGTGGACCTCGCGGCGGCCGAACTGCGGCCCGTCTACGCCACCGGACAGCGCGCCGGTCTCAGCGAGGAGGCACGCGAGGAGTTCGCCGCGCGGCTCGCGGACGCGGTGGGCGCCACCGCGGCGGGCGAGGCCGCCGAGCGCGCCTGGCTGCGCAACGCCAACCGGGCCTGCGGCACACCGTGGCTGCGGCTGTGGCGCTGGTACCAGGGCCGCGGCGAGCCCAACACGGGCCGCATCCAGGTCCGTAACCAGGCCGACGAGGAGGCCACCGCCCGCCAGCGGGTGGAGCAGGCGGTCCGCACGGTCTCCGACCGGGCCTCGGCCGGGCTGCCCGTGCCGTGGGCGCAGGCGGTGCGCGAGGCGGCCGTACGCGGGTCGCAGGGGCTGTCGGAGGCGCTGGACGAACTGGCGGCGAAGGCCGCGCTGCCGGGCCGGCCGCCGAGGCCGGGATGGTGGCCGGTCGCGGTGCTGGTCCAGGCGTCGATGACGCTGCTGCAGATCGTGGGCGGCCTGTGGCTGGTGGGCCAGATCGTCGGGGTCATGGCCCCCAACCTGGGTGTGCCGGTGCTGTTGATGGTCTGCGGGATCGTCGGTGGCCCGCTGGTGGAGTGGGCCTGCCGGATGGCGGCCCGGGCCCCCGCACGGCGTTACGGCCAGGACGCGGAACGGCGCCTGCGGGAAGCCTCCGCCAGCTGTGGCCGGGCCCGCGTCCTGGACCCGGTGGCGTCGGAACTGCTGCGGTACCGGGAGGTGCGGGAGCAGTACGGGCGCGTCGTGGGTGCCGGCACCGGTGCCGGCGCCGGGGCGGGCGTGGGCGTGGGGTGA
- a CDS encoding DUF2871 family protein codes for MHGTSTVLGRSSGAATAGVAGLGHILLTVGLVLLFITLGKRIPATRTADVTTTAPAPMATSTAER; via the coding sequence CTGCACGGGACGTCGACGGTGCTCGGCCGCTCCAGCGGCGCGGCGACGGCCGGTGTCGCCGGTCTCGGTCACATCCTGCTGACCGTTGGACTGGTGCTCCTGTTCATCACCCTGGGCAAGCGCATCCCCGCCACCAGGACGGCGGACGTCACGACCACCGCGCCCGCCCCGATGGCCACGTCCACCGCCGAGCGGTGA
- a CDS encoding site-specific integrase has product MKHAVRRRILRVNPLPKGKETTAVTKTTNAVDKRSLLNPEQAAAILDWIRRRPRGGKRLHAFFATLYYCGPRPEEAVAMRVEDVTLPHPDAEDQWCELLFHTATPEVGKQWTDTGEIHERRDLKGRAEGETRTVPGHPALTRILRQHILDEHLQPGDLLFQGETGGILAGSVIRRAWRSARKAVLPSHVFESPTGRRVYDNRNTRLTKWLNDGIPPAQVAEWAGNSVAVLLATYARCVDGQLPDLKRRLEAAGDLPEAPDGG; this is encoded by the coding sequence ATGAAGCACGCGGTCAGGCGGCGCATCCTGCGGGTCAACCCCCTGCCCAAGGGGAAGGAGACGACGGCCGTCACCAAGACCACCAACGCCGTGGACAAGCGGTCCTTGTTGAACCCTGAGCAGGCGGCCGCGATCCTCGACTGGATCCGGCGCCGGCCGCGCGGGGGCAAGAGGCTGCACGCGTTCTTCGCGACGCTGTACTACTGCGGTCCGCGGCCCGAAGAAGCCGTGGCCATGCGCGTGGAGGACGTGACGCTGCCGCACCCCGACGCCGAGGATCAGTGGTGCGAGCTGCTGTTCCACACGGCCACACCAGAGGTCGGGAAGCAGTGGACCGACACAGGGGAGATCCACGAGCGGCGCGATCTGAAGGGCCGTGCCGAGGGAGAGACGCGTACGGTGCCGGGCCATCCCGCTCTGACGCGCATCCTGCGGCAACACATCCTCGACGAGCACCTCCAACCGGGTGATCTTCTCTTCCAAGGCGAGACCGGTGGCATCCTGGCCGGCTCCGTCATCCGCCGGGCTTGGCGCAGTGCCCGCAAGGCCGTGTTGCCGTCGCACGTCTTCGAGTCGCCGACCGGGCGGCGTGTGTACGACAACCGGAACACGCGGTTGACGAAGTGGCTCAACGACGGGATTCCGCCCGCTCAGGTGGCGGAGTGGGCCGGGAACAGTGTCGCCGTCCTTCTGGCCACTTACGCGCGGTGCGTCGATGGTCAGCTGCCCGATCTGAAGCGGCGGCTGGAGGCTGCGGGGGATCTCCCTGAGGCGCCCGACGGCGGCTGA
- a CDS encoding dynamin family protein produces MVTLDVRPQLLDTLSALRDRVAAARFPLPLAGAPRARANRDELLAQLDDYLLPRLREPAAPLLAVVGGSTGAGKSTLVNSLVGCRVSEAGVLRPTTRTPVLVCHPEDHHWFSGVRVLPDLARVWEPLQEVSDDLAVPGQDSGRGRVLRIETADSLPPGIALLDAPDVDSLLSDSRRLAAELICAADVWIMVTTAARYADAVPWHLLRTAKEYDVTLITVLDRVPHQVVSEVSRQYGALLTKAGLGDVPRFTVPELPESAWGAGLLPGTAVAALRTWLVHHAQDSTARQQVMARTIHGVLDSLKPRMSELASAAAAQYAAALRLTSAVDAAYDNEQARLRGRLQSGAVLAGDALKRWRAFPLDCTAGELLDALVESLAALLLCSVTAADERVDEAWRREPAASAPGLTGRDPSLERAEHRIGIAVRRWRRELEEHAEEEVRHLERTAAPDAEVVAAVVATALLGGRRARNAGEGLAERLGAHGALRLRDRAGRLLAEHVDRVMHAERERRLAPLDALDVRAEPQAELIAALSVLQKER; encoded by the coding sequence GTGGTGACCTTGGACGTACGGCCTCAGCTGCTCGACACACTTTCCGCTCTGCGCGACCGTGTCGCCGCCGCACGCTTTCCGCTGCCCCTGGCCGGAGCCCCACGCGCGCGTGCCAACCGCGACGAGTTGCTCGCACAGCTCGACGACTACCTGCTACCCCGGCTCCGGGAGCCCGCCGCACCGCTCCTCGCGGTCGTCGGCGGCTCCACCGGCGCCGGCAAGTCGACGCTCGTCAACTCGCTCGTCGGATGCCGCGTGAGCGAGGCGGGCGTGCTGCGGCCGACGACCCGGACGCCGGTGCTCGTCTGCCACCCGGAGGATCATCACTGGTTCAGCGGCGTGCGCGTGCTGCCCGATCTTGCGCGCGTGTGGGAGCCGCTCCAGGAGGTTTCGGACGACCTCGCGGTGCCCGGCCAGGACTCCGGGCGCGGACGCGTCCTGCGCATCGAGACCGCCGACAGCCTCCCGCCCGGCATCGCCCTCCTCGACGCACCGGACGTCGACTCCCTGCTGTCCGACAGCCGTAGGCTCGCCGCCGAACTGATCTGCGCCGCCGACGTGTGGATCATGGTGACCACGGCCGCCCGCTACGCCGACGCCGTCCCCTGGCACCTGCTGCGCACCGCCAAGGAGTACGACGTCACCCTGATCACCGTGCTGGACCGGGTGCCGCACCAGGTGGTCTCGGAGGTCTCCCGGCAGTACGGTGCCCTGCTCACCAAGGCCGGTCTCGGGGACGTACCCCGGTTCACCGTGCCCGAGCTGCCCGAGTCCGCCTGGGGCGCGGGGCTGCTGCCCGGTACCGCCGTCGCGGCCCTGCGCACGTGGCTCGTCCACCATGCCCAGGACTCCACCGCCCGGCAGCAGGTCATGGCCCGGACGATCCATGGCGTGCTCGACTCGCTCAAGCCCCGCATGTCCGAGCTGGCCAGTGCCGCCGCCGCGCAGTACGCGGCCGCCCTGCGGCTCACCTCCGCGGTGGACGCCGCCTACGACAACGAGCAGGCACGCCTGCGCGGCCGTCTCCAGTCCGGCGCCGTGCTCGCCGGGGACGCCCTCAAGCGCTGGCGCGCCTTCCCGCTGGACTGCACCGCCGGGGAACTCCTCGACGCCCTCGTGGAGAGCCTGGCCGCGCTGCTGCTGTGCTCCGTCACCGCCGCCGACGAGCGCGTCGACGAGGCCTGGCGTCGTGAACCCGCCGCGAGCGCCCCGGGACTCACCGGCCGCGATCCCTCCCTGGAGCGCGCCGAGCACCGTATCGGGATCGCCGTACGGCGCTGGCGGCGCGAGCTGGAGGAACACGCGGAGGAAGAAGTGCGCCATCTGGAACGTACGGCCGCGCCCGACGCGGAGGTCGTCGCCGCCGTGGTCGCCACCGCGCTGCTCGGCGGGCGCCGGGCCCGCAACGCCGGCGAGGGGCTGGCCGAGCGGCTCGGGGCGCACGGCGCCCTGCGCCTGCGCGACCGGGCCGGGCGGTTGCTCGCGGAGCACGTGGACCGAGTCATGCACGCCGAACGCGAGCGGCGCCTCGCGCCACTCGACGCCCTGGACGTCCGGGCGGAGCCGCAGGCCGAGCTCATCGCCGCGCTGTCCGTACTGCAGAAGGAGAGGTGA
- a CDS encoding VWA domain-containing protein, with protein MTTTLSKGGNAPLPAAPCHVTLTAARVGIDVCAVLLAQDGKVRGDDDLVFYNHPAQDGVHLTGATMIADLTAIPASVDRVVIVASTDPSLPDARFDPGSTPRADIRCGDVQLAFVPPPLLHGETAAVLVEIYRRAGAWKVRAVGQGWDTGLAGLATDFGVVVDEEAPAPPAAPRQGGGGGGAVPAPAISLSKVEQSAPGLVNLYKAAQVSLDKAGVMGRRAAVYLVLDHSASMHGFYRNGTMQHLAEQALGLSANLDDDGRVPLVFFSHRVDLVTEIGLDTYQGLIDRLHGGLDWGGTSYAPAMQAVIDHYRSSGATDPAFVIFQTDGEPSDRRGTRELLRASSSLPIFWQFVGFGPGRNMRFLRSLDTLDGRVVDNAGYFGAGQHPLTRSDDDLYDCLMKEFPEWLATARTAGVIR; from the coding sequence ATGACCACGACGCTCTCAAAGGGTGGCAACGCCCCGCTGCCGGCAGCACCCTGCCATGTCACGCTCACCGCGGCCCGCGTGGGCATCGACGTCTGCGCCGTCCTGCTCGCCCAGGACGGCAAGGTGCGCGGTGACGACGACCTCGTGTTCTACAACCATCCCGCGCAGGACGGTGTTCACCTCACGGGTGCGACCATGATCGCGGACCTGACCGCGATACCGGCCTCGGTGGACCGCGTCGTGATCGTCGCCAGCACCGACCCCTCCCTGCCCGACGCCCGGTTCGATCCGGGCAGCACCCCGAGGGCGGACATCCGGTGCGGTGACGTACAGCTGGCCTTCGTCCCGCCGCCGCTGCTCCACGGGGAGACCGCGGCGGTGCTGGTGGAGATCTACCGCCGTGCGGGCGCGTGGAAGGTCCGGGCGGTCGGCCAGGGCTGGGACACCGGGCTTGCGGGACTGGCCACGGACTTCGGTGTGGTGGTCGACGAGGAGGCCCCCGCGCCTCCTGCCGCACCACGGCAGGGCGGCGGGGGCGGCGGGGCGGTCCCTGCGCCGGCCATCAGTCTGAGCAAGGTCGAGCAGTCGGCACCGGGGCTCGTCAACCTCTACAAGGCCGCGCAGGTCTCCCTGGACAAGGCCGGTGTCATGGGCCGGCGTGCGGCCGTCTATCTGGTCCTCGACCACTCCGCGAGCATGCACGGCTTCTACCGCAACGGCACCATGCAGCACCTCGCGGAACAGGCCCTGGGGCTGTCGGCGAACCTCGACGACGACGGCAGGGTGCCCCTGGTGTTCTTCTCCCACCGCGTCGACCTCGTCACCGAGATCGGCCTGGACACCTACCAGGGGCTGATCGACCGTTTGCACGGAGGCCTGGACTGGGGCGGTACCAGTTATGCGCCGGCCATGCAGGCCGTCATCGACCACTACCGGTCGAGCGGCGCCACGGACCCCGCCTTCGTGATCTTCCAGACCGACGGTGAGCCGTCCGACCGCAGAGGTACCCGAGAACTGCTGCGCGCCTCCAGCTCCCTGCCGATCTTCTGGCAGTTCGTCGGGTTCGGACCCGGCCGGAACATGCGGTTCCTGCGCAGCCTGGACACCCTCGACGGCCGGGTCGTCGACAATGCCGGCTACTTCGGCGCCGGCCAGCATCCCCTCACGCGCTCCGACGACGACCTGTACGACTGCCTCATGAAGGAGTTCCCCGAGTGGCTCGCCACCGCGCGTACGGCCGGAGTCATCCGGTAG
- a CDS encoding Cys-Gln thioester bond-forming surface protein, producing the protein MAATTAVSGLVAAGVLSGAGTAVADVSPQTQGGAAATINGLKVYGEAVIHADGGDQRVDAGLFEMSVDGGGTLQTYCVDLHNPTQRDARYQETPWSGTSLGANKDAAKIHWILQHSYPQVNDLASLARQAGVGALSEQDAAAGTQVAIWRYSDGAAVDAVDPQAEKLADYLEKSARNSGEPQASLTLDPPAISGRPGDLLGPLTVHTNAGAATVVPPADADTSGVRIIDATGKVVTSVRDGSRVYFDIPEDAADGTADLTLQASTTVPVGRAFASESRSQTQILAGSSESTVSATATATWAAKGAVPAVSARKNCAEGGVDIIAANKGDQPFTFELMGAEHTIPAGASRTVTVPLQEDQAYDFTVTGPNGLSHRFTGVLDCKTQGTLTTQTAEVRSLPSPATVGGVAPDTTDLAATGGSAITPLIAGVAIGLVVIGGAVLVLLRNREQPLD; encoded by the coding sequence GTGGCCGCCACCACCGCGGTGTCCGGTCTCGTGGCCGCCGGTGTGCTGTCCGGCGCCGGTACGGCCGTGGCCGACGTCAGCCCGCAGACGCAGGGCGGGGCGGCGGCCACCATCAACGGTCTCAAGGTCTACGGCGAGGCCGTGATACACGCGGACGGCGGCGATCAGCGGGTCGACGCCGGCCTGTTCGAGATGTCCGTGGACGGCGGCGGCACCCTCCAGACGTACTGCGTCGACCTGCACAACCCCACCCAGCGGGACGCCCGGTACCAGGAGACACCCTGGAGCGGCACCTCGTTGGGCGCCAACAAGGACGCCGCAAAGATCCACTGGATCCTGCAGCACTCCTACCCGCAGGTGAACGATCTCGCCTCGCTCGCCCGGCAGGCGGGAGTCGGCGCCCTCAGCGAGCAGGACGCGGCGGCCGGCACCCAGGTGGCCATCTGGCGGTACTCGGACGGCGCCGCGGTCGACGCCGTCGACCCGCAGGCCGAGAAGCTCGCCGACTACCTGGAGAAGAGCGCCCGGAACAGCGGTGAGCCGCAAGCCTCGCTCACCCTGGACCCGCCCGCGATCTCCGGCCGGCCGGGCGACCTGCTGGGACCGCTGACCGTGCACACCAACGCCGGTGCGGCCACGGTCGTCCCGCCGGCGGACGCGGACACCAGCGGGGTGCGGATCATCGACGCGACCGGCAAGGTCGTCACCTCGGTGCGGGACGGCAGCCGGGTCTACTTCGACATCCCCGAGGACGCGGCGGACGGCACCGCCGACTTGACCCTTCAGGCGTCGACGACCGTGCCGGTCGGCCGGGCCTTCGCCTCCGAGAGCCGCAGCCAGACCCAGATCCTCGCCGGATCCAGCGAGTCCACGGTCTCCGCGACGGCGACGGCCACCTGGGCGGCCAAGGGCGCCGTACCGGCGGTGTCGGCGCGGAAGAACTGCGCCGAGGGCGGGGTCGACATCATCGCGGCCAACAAGGGCGACCAGCCGTTCACCTTCGAGCTGATGGGCGCCGAGCACACCATCCCCGCGGGTGCCTCCCGCACGGTGACCGTCCCGCTCCAGGAGGACCAGGCCTACGACTTCACGGTCACCGGCCCGAACGGCCTCAGCCACCGCTTCACCGGTGTCCTGGACTGCAAGACGCAGGGCACCCTCACGACCCAGACCGCCGAGGTCCGCAGCCTGCCCAGCCCCGCCACGGTGGGCGGTGTCGCCCCGGACACCACCGACCTGGCCGCCACCGGTGGCTCGGCGATCACCCCGCTGATCGCGGGCGTGGCCATCGGCCTGGTCGTCATCGGCGGTGCGGTACTGGTGCTGCTGCGCAACCGCGAACAGCCGCTCGACTGA
- a CDS encoding single-stranded DNA-binding protein, with translation MNETIVCVVGNVATPPVYRELPTGPSARFRLAATARYWDREKGVWTDGHTNFFTVWANRQLAVNVAASVEVGQPLLIQGRLKVRTEVRDGQQQWASADIDAMAIGHDLSRGTAVFHRAAKPESAATAARPEPTWETPPPAPATDGTAAPPTEQEPAAVT, from the coding sequence ATGAACGAGACCATCGTGTGCGTGGTGGGCAACGTGGCGACGCCACCGGTGTACCGGGAGCTGCCGACGGGGCCGTCGGCCCGGTTCCGGCTGGCGGCGACCGCCCGCTACTGGGACCGGGAGAAGGGCGTCTGGACGGACGGGCACACCAATTTCTTCACGGTGTGGGCCAACCGACAGCTCGCGGTCAACGTGGCCGCGTCGGTGGAGGTGGGGCAGCCCCTGCTGATCCAGGGGCGGCTGAAGGTGCGCACGGAAGTGCGTGACGGACAGCAGCAGTGGGCCTCCGCCGACATCGACGCCATGGCGATCGGACACGACCTGTCACGGGGCACCGCGGTCTTCCACCGTGCGGCCAAACCGGAGTCGGCGGCGACGGCGGCACGACCGGAGCCGACCTGGGAGACACCACCTCCCGCGCCCGCCACGGACGGTACGGCGGCACCACCCACCGAGCAGGAACCCGCAGCGGTGACATGA